The window CGGTGCGGGCGGCGGCGTAGAGGTCCCCGCCCATGGTGGCCTCGTCCTGGGCGGCGAGGTACAGGCAGGCGATCCGCAGGGGGCCGCTGCGGACGGGCAGGGGCGGGAAGAGCACGTCCTGCACGGCCCGTGCCACGACCCGGCTCTGCGTCAGCTGGTGCTCGCGCCGGTCACGGAACAGGCAGAACACCACGATCAGACCGGAGACGAGGATCAGCGACGCGATCTCCGCCTGGAGGTTCTGGGTGCCCAGCGTGCCCTGGACGGCGCCGATGGAGAGTTCGGTCCCGACGGCCAGCGCACCGATCAGCGCGGTGAGCCAGGGCCCGGAGAACGCGGCGGTGAACGCGGGAGCCGCGACCAGCAGCGGGCCGAGGTGCACGTCGGGCGGGGTCAGGGCGTCCACGACGCCCACCACAGCGATCAGTACCAGGGGGATGAGGACCAGCACCCGTCCCGATGGTGAACGCCGTAGGTCCATGAGCGACACACGCCATGTTCTCACCCCTGGCGCGGCCGGGCGAGGGCGCTGATCCGCGGCGGGGGCCGGATCGCCGGCACCGGAGCGTGGGCCCTCCGCGACGCGCGACGCGCGGAGGACCCCGGGGGCTCACTTCCGAACCCCGGGGTCCGGGTAACCAGCGGGCCGGGGCCGATTCGGGGTCGTCCGGGAGGCCGGGAAGATGCTCGTCAGGCGGTCGCGGCAGGCGGCGCGGTCGTGCCGCGCACCTCCAGGGCCGGGCTCGTCAGGTCGACGGTCCGGGGCAGGTGCGGGTCGTCGATGCGGTCGAGCAGCCGCTGGGCGGCGCGCCGGCCCACGTCGTGGCTGGCGTTGTCCACGGTGGTCAGCCACAGGTGGCGCAGGCGCGACAGATAGGTGTTGTCGTAGCCGGCCAGGGAGAGGTCGCCAGGGACCCGGAGGCCGCTCTCCTCAGCGGCGGACAGCGCGCCGACGCAGGCCATGTCGTTGACCGCGAACACGGCGGTGGGCCGCCGGGTACGGCTGAGCAGCCGCACGGTGGCCCGATAGCCGCCCTCCTCGGTGAGGTCGCCCTGCTCGACGACCGCCGTGCCGGCGAGCCCGTGTGCGCGCATGGCGGCCTCGAAGCCGCGGCGGCGCAGGTCGCCGACCGCGCCCTGGCCGGCGATGTGGGCGATGTGCCGGTGACCGAGGGCGACGAGGTGCTCGGTGGCCAGCCGTGCGCCCCGCTCGTCGTCGCCCGCGACGACGTCCACCCCCGGCAGTTCGGGTTCGCGGGCGCCGGCGACGACGGTGGGCACCCGGCCGGCCGCGACGCGCAGCGCGCGCGGATCGCGCAGGGTGCCGACGGCGACCAGGCCGTCGACGCGCAGTTCGGTGAAGGTGCGGGTGAGGTCCTCGCCCAGGCGCCGGTTGAGGTGGCCGTCGGCGAGCAGCATGTGCAGACCGGCGTCGTGGAGGCAGGAGTTCAGACCGTCCAGGAGTTCCACGAACCACGGGTTGCGCATGTCGTTCAGGAGCACGCCGACGGTGCGGGTGCGGCGCTCGCTGAGGCTGCGGGCGGCGGCGTTGGGCCGGTAGCCGAGCTCCTCGACCGCGGCGAGGACCGCCTGCCGCTTGTCGGGGCGCACGCTGCCGGAGCCGCGCAGCACCAGTGAGACCAGGGACTTGGACACACCGGCGCGCGCGGCGACGTCACGGATGGTGGGCGGTCGCACGATGTGGACCGTTCCATGAGGGCGGGGCTCTTGTAAAGGGGCCGGAGACCGGTCCTGATGTGCCTGTGGGGAGCTTCACCCGATGGCTTGACACCTGCCCGGAGGCGGCCCCATCGTGAGCCACCAGGTTTTGGATCGGTCCAAACAAGGGGCTTTCATGGTGTCTGCGCTCGGCGTCGCCGTCGTCGGATTCGGCTGGATGGGACGGGTGCACACGCAGGCTTACGCCCGCGTGCCCCACCACTTCCCCGGGCTCGCGGTACGTCCGCACCTGGTCGCCGTCGCCGACGAGGTGCCCGGCCGGGCCGAGGAGGCGGCCGAGCGGTACGGCTTCGACTCCGCCACCCGTGACTGGCGGGAGATCGCCGCCGACCCCCGGGTGGAGGCGGTCAGCATCACCGCCCCGAACTTCCTGCACCGGGAGATCGGCCTCGCCATGGCCGAGGCGGGCAAGCACATCTGGATCGAGAAGCCGGTGGGCCTGAGCGCCGACGACGCCCGCGCGGTGGCCGGCGCCGCCGCCCGGGCCGGTGTGCGGGGCACGGTCGGCTTCAACTACCGCAACGCGCCCGCCGTCGCCGCCGCCCGCGAGATGATCGCGGCCGGTGAGATCGGCACGGTCACCCATGTCCGCATCCGGCTGTTCAGCGACTACGCGGCCCACCCGGAGGGCGCGCTGACCTGGCGCTACGAGCGTGAACGCGGCGGCAGCGGGGTGCTGGGCGACCTGGCCTCGCACGGGGTCGACCTGGCCCGCCACCTGCTCGGCGAGATCGAGTCGCTGTCCGCCGACACCGCCGTGTTCGTGCCCGAACGGGCCCGCCCGACCGACGCCACCGCGGGACACACCCGGGCGGCGGGCGGCGAACCCGGCCCGGTGGAGAACGACGACTACGTCGACTGCCTGCTGCGTTTCACCTCCGGCGCGCGCGGTGTCCTGGAGGCCTGCCGGGTCTCGGTGGGCGAGCAGAACAACTACGGCTTCGAGATCCACGGCACCCGGGGCGCGCTCTGGTGGGACTTCCGGCGCATGGGCGAACTCGGCGTCAGCCGCGGCACCACGTACCAGGACCAGCCCGTCAGCACGGTCCACGTGGGCCCCGGTCACGGCGAGTACGAGGCCTTCCAGCCGGGTGCGGCCAACGCCATGGGCTACGACGACCTCAAGGTCATCGAGGCGTACCACTTCCTGCGCTCGATCGCGGAGGGCGGGGTCCACGGTGCCACCCTCGACGACGCCGTGGCCGCCGCGGTGGCACTGGACGCGATGGCCCGTTCCGCCGAGGAGCGCGGGTGGGTGAGCCTCGGCTGACCCGCGCCGCCTCACTCCGGCGTCAGGTCCGCGCGCGGGGTGATCTCCCAGTGGTTGGTGCGCAGCATGCGGCCGGCGAACTCCACCTCGCGCTCGCCGACGAACCGGAAGCCGAGCGAGCGGCAGATGCCGTTGGAGGCCGCGTTGGTGGTGGCCGGGAAGGCGTGCACCTCTCCCCAGCGGTCCTCGTCCCGCGCCCGTTCCAGCAGGGCGCGGGCCGCGCGGCCGCCGAGGCCGCGCCCCTGGTACCGCGGCAGCACCATCCAGCCGATCTCCGACATCGGACCGTCGTCGCCGTCATGGGTCCAGACGGTCACCGTCCCGGCCACCTCCCCCGGGGTGCGCGGGTCGGGGACGATCATCTTGATCCAAGCGGTGCCGTCCGCCGCCTGGCGGGCGTCCCGGCGCACCTTGTCCGCCATGCCACCGGCCGGCAGGGGTCCGCCGAGCTCGGCCATCATCACCGGGTCGCAGCGCATCCGGACGTACGCGTCCACGTCGTCATGGGTGACGTCACGCAAGAGCACGGGGCCTCCTGACGGAAGGTGGGTGTAGATGCCAAGTATGGGCTGGGTCATGATGGGGCTGCCCGGCCGATCCGGCGCGTGAAACCCGTGCCGGATCGGCTTCCTGTGAACAGCCCGAGGAGAAGCACGCGTTGAACACCGGCGCCCCGGTTCCCGGCAGCTACTACGAACGCATCGACGAGCACCGTTTCAAGCCCACCGAGCATGCCGGTGGCGCCTGGGACGTGCGGGAGCAGCACTTCGGCCCGCTGGGCGGGCTGGTCGTCCACGCGGTCGAGGACCATCTGGCCGCGCGCGGGGGCAGCGCCCTGATACCGGTCCGGATCAGCTACGACATCCTGGGCGCCCCGGCCCTGGACGAGTGCGAGATCGAGGTGGAGACCCTCCGCCCCGGCCGCACCATCGAACTCCTGGAAGCCGTCGTGCGCATCGCCGGGCGCCCGGTGGTCCGGGCCCGGGTCTGGCTGCTGTCGGCCCAGGACACCGCGGCCGTCGCCGGGGGTGCCGGTGACCGGCTCACCCCGCCCGACGGACTCGCGCCCTGGGCGATGAGCGAGCTGTGGCCGGGCGGCTTCATCGCGTCCCTGGACATCCGTCCGCTCGCCCCGCCGGCCCCGGGCCGCACCACCGCCTGGATCTCCACCCCGCTCACCCTGGTCGCCGGCGAGCCCAGCAGCCCGCTCGCCTCCTGCCTCGCCCTCGTCGACACGGCGAACGGCATCGCCGTACGCGAGTCGCCGACCGCGTGGATGTTCCCCAACGTCGACCTGACCGTGCACCTGCACCGCCGCCCGGAGGGCCGCTGGACCGGTCTGGACACCACCGTGGCCTTCGGCCCGGCGGGCGTGGGCCTGACCAGCACGGTCCTGCACGATCTGCACGGTCCGGTCGGGCACGCCCAGCAGATCCTCACCGTGCGCCCCATGCCGGGCGGCTGACCGCGGCGGGGCCGCCTCCCCCACGGCGCGCGCGAACGGCGCGGAGCTGATGTCCTGGTTGCGGGGGTCCGTCGTACCCGCTTTCCGGGAGAGACAGATGACTACCTACAAAGTCGCGCAGGCCATCGCAGCCGGCGGCCCGTTCGAGATCGTCGAGCGTGAGGCGGCGGAGCCGGGCTGCGGTCGGGTCGCGATCGCCGTGGAGGCGTGCGGAGTCTGCCACAGCGACACCTTCTTCGTGGACGCCGCGCTGCCCGGAATCAGTTTCCCGGTGGTGCCGGGGCACGAGATCGCCGGGCGGATCGAGCAGCTCGGCGAGGGGACGCAGGACCAGGGATGGCAGGTGGGCGACCGGGTGGCGGTGGGCTGGTTCGGCGGCAGCTGCCATCACTGCACCCCGTGCCGGCAGGGCGACTTCATCGTGTGCCCGAATCTCAAGGTGCCGGGCTGGTCGTACGACGGCGGCTTCGCCGAGCGGGTGATCGCGCCGGTCGACGCGCTGGCCCGGATCCCCGACGCGCTGGCGGCGAGCGATGCCGGGCCGATGGCGTGCGCGGGCGTGACCACGTTCGACGGGCTGCGGCGCAGCTCCGCGCGGCCGGGCGATCTGGTGGCCGTGCTCGGAATCGGAGGCCTGGGTCACCTGGGGGTGCAGTACGCGGTGGCCATGGGGTTCGAGACGGTGGCGATCGCCCGCGGGGCCGACAAGGCGGACTTCGCCAAGCGGCTCGGCGCGCACCACTACGTGGACAGTACGACGGACACCCCGGTCGGCGACGCGCTGCAGTCGCTGGGCGGCGCCAAGGTCGTCCTGGCCACGGCCGGCAGTTCCGAGGCGATCGCGGCGACCGTCGACGGGCTGTCGC of the Streptomyces sp. NBC_01788 genome contains:
- a CDS encoding Gfo/Idh/MocA family protein, translated to MVSALGVAVVGFGWMGRVHTQAYARVPHHFPGLAVRPHLVAVADEVPGRAEEAAERYGFDSATRDWREIAADPRVEAVSITAPNFLHREIGLAMAEAGKHIWIEKPVGLSADDARAVAGAAARAGVRGTVGFNYRNAPAVAAAREMIAAGEIGTVTHVRIRLFSDYAAHPEGALTWRYERERGGSGVLGDLASHGVDLARHLLGEIESLSADTAVFVPERARPTDATAGHTRAAGGEPGPVENDDYVDCLLRFTSGARGVLEACRVSVGEQNNYGFEIHGTRGALWWDFRRMGELGVSRGTTYQDQPVSTVHVGPGHGEYEAFQPGAANAMGYDDLKVIEAYHFLRSIAEGGVHGATLDDAVAAAVALDAMARSAEERGWVSLG
- a CDS encoding LacI family DNA-binding transcriptional regulator — protein: MRPPTIRDVAARAGVSKSLVSLVLRGSGSVRPDKRQAVLAAVEELGYRPNAAARSLSERRTRTVGVLLNDMRNPWFVELLDGLNSCLHDAGLHMLLADGHLNRRLGEDLTRTFTELRVDGLVAVGTLRDPRALRVAAGRVPTVVAGAREPELPGVDVVAGDDERGARLATEHLVALGHRHIAHIAGQGAVGDLRRRGFEAAMRAHGLAGTAVVEQGDLTEEGGYRATVRLLSRTRRPTAVFAVNDMACVGALSAAEESGLRVPGDLSLAGYDNTYLSRLRHLWLTTVDNASHDVGRRAAQRLLDRIDDPHLPRTVDLTSPALEVRGTTAPPAATA
- a CDS encoding thioesterase family protein translates to MNTGAPVPGSYYERIDEHRFKPTEHAGGAWDVREQHFGPLGGLVVHAVEDHLAARGGSALIPVRISYDILGAPALDECEIEVETLRPGRTIELLEAVVRIAGRPVVRARVWLLSAQDTAAVAGGAGDRLTPPDGLAPWAMSELWPGGFIASLDIRPLAPPAPGRTTAWISTPLTLVAGEPSSPLASCLALVDTANGIAVRESPTAWMFPNVDLTVHLHRRPEGRWTGLDTTVAFGPAGVGLTSTVLHDLHGPVGHAQQILTVRPMPGG
- a CDS encoding alcohol dehydrogenase, whose translation is MTTYKVAQAIAAGGPFEIVEREAAEPGCGRVAIAVEACGVCHSDTFFVDAALPGISFPVVPGHEIAGRIEQLGEGTQDQGWQVGDRVAVGWFGGSCHHCTPCRQGDFIVCPNLKVPGWSYDGGFAERVIAPVDALARIPDALAASDAGPMACAGVTTFDGLRRSSARPGDLVAVLGIGGLGHLGVQYAVAMGFETVAIARGADKADFAKRLGAHHYVDSTTDTPVGDALQSLGGAKVVLATAGSSEAIAATVDGLSHRGELVVIGAAPEPLGISPLQLITAARVIRGHPSGTAQDVQDTMAFSALHGIRPMTETVPLDQAGEAYAKMLAGAARFRMVLTTG
- a CDS encoding GNAT family N-acetyltransferase; the protein is MLLRDVTHDDVDAYVRMRCDPVMMAELGGPLPAGGMADKVRRDARQAADGTAWIKMIVPDPRTPGEVAGTVTVWTHDGDDGPMSEIGWMVLPRYQGRGLGGRAARALLERARDEDRWGEVHAFPATTNAASNGICRSLGFRFVGEREVEFAGRMLRTNHWEITPRADLTPE